The Shewanella mangrovisoli genome has a window encoding:
- the aroG gene encoding 3-deoxy-7-phosphoheptulonate synthase AroG → MYYQNDDVRINEVKELLPPIAILERFPASENAAATVFNARQSIHNILARQDDRLLVVIGPCSIHDPKAALEYGQRLVALRERYQDQLEVVMRVYFEKPRTTVGWKGLINDPYMDNSFKLNDGLRTARKLLVDLNDSGMPTAGEFLDMITPQYVADMMCWGAIGARTTESQVHRELASGLSCPVGFKNGTDGTIKVAIDAIGAANAPHHFLSVTKFGHSAIVSTKGNPDCHIILRGGREPNYSASHVAQISEQLKKAKLVDNIMIDFSHANSSKQYQRQMEVANDVAEQVAAGNKAIFGVMVESHLVEGRQDLIEGQALCYGQSITDACIGWDDTERLLAVLNQSVIERRQRV, encoded by the coding sequence ATGTATTACCAAAATGATGACGTTCGCATTAATGAAGTCAAAGAGTTACTTCCACCGATTGCGATTCTAGAACGATTTCCTGCTTCCGAAAACGCTGCTGCAACTGTGTTTAACGCCCGTCAAAGCATCCATAACATTCTCGCTCGCCAAGATGATCGTTTGTTAGTGGTCATTGGTCCTTGCTCAATCCATGATCCTAAGGCCGCATTGGAATACGGCCAGAGACTGGTTGCGCTAAGAGAACGTTATCAAGATCAGCTCGAAGTGGTGATGCGTGTTTATTTTGAAAAGCCGCGTACCACAGTGGGTTGGAAGGGACTCATCAACGATCCTTATATGGATAACAGCTTCAAACTGAACGATGGTTTGCGTACCGCGCGTAAACTCTTGGTCGATTTGAATGACTCTGGCATGCCTACCGCGGGTGAATTCCTCGATATGATCACCCCGCAATATGTGGCGGATATGATGTGCTGGGGCGCCATCGGTGCACGCACCACAGAATCGCAGGTGCACCGTGAATTGGCCTCGGGGCTGTCTTGCCCTGTAGGCTTTAAAAATGGTACTGACGGCACGATTAAGGTGGCAATCGATGCTATTGGCGCCGCGAATGCGCCGCACCACTTCTTATCGGTAACCAAATTTGGCCATTCGGCGATTGTGTCGACCAAAGGTAATCCCGATTGCCATATCATTCTGCGAGGCGGCCGTGAGCCAAATTACAGTGCCAGCCATGTGGCGCAGATCAGCGAACAACTGAAAAAGGCCAAGCTGGTCGACAACATTATGATCGATTTCAGCCATGCCAACAGCAGCAAACAATATCAACGCCAAATGGAAGTCGCAAACGATGTGGCCGAACAAGTGGCCGCGGGTAATAAGGCGATTTTCGGTGTGATGGTCGAAAGCCACTTAGTGGAAGGGCGGCAGGATCTGATTGAAGGTCAAGCGTTATGCTACGGTCAGAGCATCACAGATGCCTGTATTGGTTGGGACGATACCGAGCGTTTACTCGCAGTGTTAAATCAGAGTGTTATCGAACGTCGTCAGCGGGTTTAA
- a CDS encoding tetratricopeptide repeat protein encodes MIQLRTISSGIICSLLLLLLWGCSSTAPKPSDDEIDALFADSLFKSVSNIPSVEDIFSLPPSVAADVRRAYDRYSLSTKNPVAVHEWLASYINANQDGGHSDFHYQDNLTQTASETYAQRAGNCMSLVVMTSALADVFKIGTEFQDIAIEPVWDKQGEFYLINGHVNLRLLPAESVHTVYLSAHAILVDFMPERALRGYNKVQINRQTLTSMFYNNMAAESLVEGDLDRAYALIKAGLKSGHFIPALNTLAVIYRHKGDEKRAEQVYRYALKYDADDMTTLYNLAVILGDQGRLEEWAQVNKVLELARIRNPYYYYDMGEQAYDEHQYSEALAWYQRAVDKADYRHEFFFGLSRTYWALGDEKRAKLNMEKAMALSREATDKHRYQAKLQAMQQH; translated from the coding sequence ATGATACAACTGCGCACCATCTCAAGCGGCATAATCTGCTCATTATTACTTTTACTCTTATGGGGTTGCAGCTCAACAGCCCCAAAACCTAGTGATGATGAAATCGATGCCCTATTTGCAGATTCGTTGTTTAAATCTGTCAGTAATATTCCGAGCGTCGAGGATATTTTTAGCCTTCCGCCTTCTGTGGCGGCCGATGTTAGGCGAGCCTACGACCGTTACAGCTTATCGACGAAAAATCCCGTCGCGGTACACGAATGGTTAGCCAGTTATATCAATGCTAACCAAGATGGCGGCCACAGCGATTTTCACTATCAAGATAATTTGACTCAAACCGCCAGCGAAACCTATGCCCAGCGCGCGGGGAATTGTATGTCGTTGGTTGTGATGACATCGGCTTTAGCGGATGTGTTTAAAATTGGCACTGAGTTTCAAGATATTGCGATTGAACCCGTGTGGGACAAACAGGGCGAGTTTTATCTGATCAACGGCCATGTCAATCTACGCTTGTTACCCGCCGAGAGCGTGCACACTGTGTATCTGTCGGCCCATGCGATTCTGGTCGACTTTATGCCCGAGCGAGCTCTGCGAGGCTACAATAAAGTGCAAATCAATCGCCAGACCTTAACCAGCATGTTTTATAACAATATGGCCGCCGAATCCTTGGTTGAAGGGGATTTAGACCGCGCCTATGCGCTGATTAAAGCCGGCTTAAAATCTGGACACTTTATCCCTGCGCTCAACACCTTAGCCGTGATTTATCGCCACAAGGGCGATGAAAAGCGGGCAGAGCAAGTCTATCGCTATGCACTCAAATACGATGCCGATGATATGACGACCCTCTATAACTTGGCGGTGATTTTAGGTGATCAGGGCCGTTTAGAAGAGTGGGCGCAGGTCAATAAAGTGTTGGAGTTAGCGCGTATTCGTAATCCTTATTACTACTATGATATGGGTGAACAGGCCTATGATGAACACCAATACAGCGAGGCGCTCGCTTGGTATCAAAGGGCCGTGGATAAAGCCGATTATCGCCATGAGTTTTTCTTTGGTTTGTCACGTACCTATTGGGCGCTGGGCGATGAGAAGCGCGCCAAACTCAATATGGAAAAGGCCATGGCACTTAGCCGCGAAGCCACAGATAAGCATCGTTATCAGGCAAAACTGCAGGCCATGCAGCAACATTAA